Proteins from one Mycolicibacter virginiensis genomic window:
- a CDS encoding ChaB family protein, giving the protein MPKTTKSGTAKRGELPSTLQRSGAKAQRTFAKAHDAAAKEYGSEQRAHRVAYAALKHSFEKVGDHWEPKKKRGPSDKRAAGGGPNNSGPSAEGVDANASKQHLLDVARRLDIHGRSTMRKSELVTAIKKHNRRVRGK; this is encoded by the coding sequence ATGCCCAAGACGACGAAGAGCGGCACCGCCAAACGCGGCGAGTTGCCCAGCACGCTGCAGCGCTCCGGCGCCAAGGCGCAACGCACCTTCGCCAAAGCGCACGATGCTGCCGCCAAGGAATACGGCAGCGAGCAACGTGCGCACCGGGTTGCCTATGCCGCGCTCAAGCACAGTTTCGAGAAGGTCGGGGACCACTGGGAGCCCAAAAAGAAGCGCGGCCCGTCGGATAAGCGCGCGGCCGGCGGCGGTCCGAACAACTCCGGACCGTCCGCGGAGGGCGTCGATGCCAACGCCAGCAAGCAGCATCTGCTGGACGTCGCCCGCCGGCTGGACATTCATGGACGCTCGACGATGCGGAAATCCGAACTGGTCACGGCGATCAAGAAGCACAACCGCCGTGTCCGCGGCAAATAG
- a CDS encoding universal stress protein: MASDTAGAGIVVGVDGSSASRAAVRWGAQEAERRALPLTLVHAASTQLSPLMARWIVFGQHELPHRRVQRIVDDAVGVATHSASDGAPAQLNTKVEFADPVDALEELSRQAELVVVGSSGRWRLRHLLFGSVGSELTPRCHCPLAVLSEDDLATQQPLAVSDAPAQSDPTGW; this comes from the coding sequence ATGGCTTCGGATACAGCGGGTGCCGGGATCGTTGTCGGTGTCGATGGGTCGTCGGCATCGCGGGCCGCGGTGCGGTGGGGAGCCCAGGAGGCCGAACGCCGGGCGCTACCGCTGACCCTGGTGCACGCGGCGTCAACCCAGTTGTCTCCTCTGATGGCCCGATGGATCGTGTTCGGTCAACATGAATTACCGCACCGGCGTGTCCAACGGATCGTCGATGACGCCGTGGGAGTCGCCACCCACAGCGCTTCGGATGGTGCGCCCGCGCAGCTGAACACCAAAGTGGAGTTTGCCGATCCGGTTGACGCGCTGGAGGAGTTGTCCCGGCAAGCCGAGCTGGTTGTCGTCGGATCGAGCGGCCGTTGGCGATTGCGGCATCTGTTGTTCGGCTCGGTCGGCTCGGAGCTGACGCCGCGCTGCCACTGCCCACTGGCTGTCCTGAGCGAGGACGACCTGGCGACACAGCAGCCCTTAGCGGTCTCGGACGCCCCGGCACAGAGCGACCCGACGGGATGGTGA
- a CDS encoding SDR family oxidoreductase: MTQTVVVTGASAGIGRAVAQLYGKRGANVALLARGEAGLRGAARDVEEAGGTALPIPTDVADPDAVAAAADRVEAELGPIDTWINVAFASVFAPFTEIGPAEFKRVTEVCYLGFVYGTMAALARMKPREHGTIVQVGSALGERSIPLQSAYCGAKHAVNGFTESVRCELMHDGSKVNITLVQMPAVNTPQFSWVLSRLPRHPQPVPPIYQPQLVAKAVLRAADHPRRKQYWVGESTVATLLAQRFAAPLLDRYLSRTGYDSQQTGERVDGDKPYNLWEPLDERPGSDHGARGAFDDSSHAHSPQIWAARHAGLVAGAATALGVAGAGVLAARRPR, encoded by the coding sequence ATGACCCAGACCGTCGTCGTCACCGGAGCCAGCGCCGGGATCGGCCGGGCCGTTGCACAGTTGTACGGCAAACGCGGCGCCAATGTCGCCCTGCTAGCGCGCGGTGAAGCAGGCCTGCGCGGCGCGGCGCGTGATGTCGAAGAGGCCGGAGGCACCGCCCTGCCGATTCCTACCGACGTCGCCGACCCCGACGCGGTGGCGGCCGCCGCCGATCGCGTCGAGGCCGAACTCGGGCCGATCGATACCTGGATCAACGTCGCCTTCGCATCGGTCTTCGCGCCGTTCACCGAGATCGGTCCCGCGGAGTTCAAACGCGTGACCGAGGTCTGCTACCTCGGCTTCGTCTACGGCACCATGGCGGCATTGGCCCGGATGAAGCCCCGCGAGCACGGCACGATTGTGCAGGTGGGTTCGGCCCTGGGGGAGCGGTCGATCCCGTTGCAGTCGGCGTACTGCGGTGCGAAGCACGCCGTCAACGGCTTCACCGAATCGGTGCGTTGTGAGCTGATGCATGACGGTTCGAAGGTCAACATCACGCTCGTTCAGATGCCGGCGGTCAATACGCCGCAGTTCTCCTGGGTGCTGTCGCGGCTTCCCCGCCACCCGCAGCCGGTGCCGCCGATCTATCAGCCGCAGTTGGTGGCCAAGGCGGTGCTACGGGCCGCAGATCATCCCCGACGCAAGCAGTACTGGGTGGGCGAGAGCACCGTAGCCACCCTGCTGGCTCAGCGGTTCGCGGCACCGTTGCTCGATCGCTACTTGTCCCGCACCGGCTACGACTCGCAGCAGACCGGCGAGCGCGTCGACGGCGACAAGCCGTACAACCTGTGGGAACCGCTCGACGAACGGCCGGGCAGCGATCACGGAGCGCGCGGGGCGTTCGACGACTCCTCGCACGCGCACAGCCCGCAGATCTGGGCGGCCCGGCACGCTGGGCTGGTCGCCGGGGCCGCGACCGCGCTGGGGGTGGCCGGAGCCGGCGTACTGGCCGCGCGACGGCCGCGTTGA
- a CDS encoding GMC family oxidoreductase — MGDFWRGLLKGSLGPPANDSRFLLDVQSRELPGERTMRRYAIDDEVDLVVIGAGAGGSVLAQRLARAGWRTVIIEAGPFWHPDTDWVSDEAGSHPLYWTQKRIIGGDDPIELGKNNSGRGVGGSMVHYAGYCPRFHPSDLRTFSLDGVGVDWPIVYEDIRRHYEVLEAELPVAGQNWPWGYPHRYPWSPHPISGAASKLWEGALNLGIEMRVGPVGIVNGTFGNRPHCIYRGYCLQGCKVNAKASPYVTHLPDALAHGVEIRADCMASRIELDGTGAARGVVYYDNNGAEHLQRAKVVAVAGYSIETPRLLLNSTSTRFPNGLGNNSDQVGRYVMVQGAAQTAGRWPEELRMYKAPPPQVTSEQFYETDTARGFARGFSIQTVSPLPIGWSEHVLADGHWGRAMREYMRDYNHWSTIGVLNELLPLPDNRITLADEVDGYGIPVARMDYSRCDNDKANMAYSTRVITDILHAAGAQDVLTIQRYAHLIGGARMGTAPENSVVDADHRVWGVPNLFIADGSVCPTQGSANPALTIMALASRLAERLAGKSVS; from the coding sequence GTGGGCGACTTCTGGCGCGGCCTGCTCAAGGGATCGCTGGGCCCACCCGCCAACGACTCGCGGTTCCTGCTGGATGTGCAGTCGCGGGAGCTGCCCGGCGAGAGGACGATGCGCCGGTATGCAATCGATGACGAGGTCGACCTGGTGGTCATCGGGGCCGGTGCCGGGGGATCAGTGCTGGCGCAGCGTCTGGCACGGGCTGGCTGGCGCACCGTGATCATTGAGGCGGGACCGTTCTGGCATCCCGACACCGACTGGGTCTCCGACGAAGCCGGATCGCATCCGCTGTACTGGACGCAGAAGCGCATCATCGGCGGGGACGATCCGATCGAGTTGGGCAAGAACAACTCCGGCCGGGGCGTCGGTGGTTCCATGGTGCACTACGCCGGTTACTGTCCACGCTTTCATCCCAGCGATCTGCGGACATTCAGCCTTGACGGGGTCGGGGTGGACTGGCCGATCGTCTACGAGGACATCCGTCGTCACTACGAAGTACTCGAGGCGGAATTGCCGGTCGCGGGACAGAACTGGCCATGGGGGTATCCGCACCGCTATCCATGGTCGCCGCACCCGATCTCCGGTGCCGCGTCCAAGCTGTGGGAGGGCGCCCTCAATCTGGGTATCGAGATGCGGGTGGGTCCGGTCGGAATCGTCAACGGCACCTTCGGAAACCGCCCGCATTGTATCTACCGCGGTTACTGCCTGCAGGGCTGCAAGGTCAACGCCAAGGCCAGCCCGTACGTCACCCACCTGCCCGACGCGCTGGCACACGGTGTGGAGATCCGTGCGGACTGCATGGCCTCGCGCATAGAACTCGATGGCACCGGAGCGGCGCGTGGCGTCGTCTACTACGACAACAACGGTGCCGAGCACCTGCAGCGCGCAAAGGTCGTGGCGGTCGCGGGTTACTCGATCGAAACCCCACGGCTGCTGTTGAACTCGACCAGCACGCGGTTCCCGAATGGGTTGGGGAACAACTCCGATCAGGTCGGCCGCTACGTCATGGTCCAAGGCGCTGCGCAGACCGCGGGCCGATGGCCGGAGGAGCTGCGGATGTACAAGGCCCCGCCGCCGCAGGTGACCAGCGAGCAGTTCTACGAAACCGACACCGCCCGGGGATTCGCCCGCGGGTTCTCCATCCAGACCGTGTCACCGCTGCCGATCGGCTGGTCCGAGCACGTACTCGCCGACGGGCACTGGGGCCGAGCGATGCGCGAATATATGCGCGACTACAACCACTGGAGCACGATCGGCGTGCTCAACGAACTGCTTCCCCTCCCGGATAACAGGATCACCCTGGCCGACGAAGTCGACGGCTACGGGATCCCGGTGGCCCGAATGGACTACAGCCGCTGTGACAACGACAAGGCGAACATGGCCTACTCGACGCGGGTGATCACCGACATCCTGCACGCGGCCGGCGCCCAGGACGTATTGACCATCCAGCGTTACGCCCATCTGATCGGCGGCGCCCGGATGGGCACGGCGCCGGAGAACTCGGTCGTTGATGCTGACCACCGGGTGTGGGGGGTACCCAACCTGTTCATCGCCGACGGCTCGGTCTGCCCGACGCAGGGATCCGCCAACCCGGCGCTGACCATCATGGCGCTGGCTTCTCGGCTCGCCGAACGTCTTGCCGGCAAGAGCGTCTCGTAG
- a CDS encoding gluconate 2-dehydrogenase subunit 3 family protein, giving the protein MADTSRPDHLPNLRADRQPPHPSWLPRQRRGVTPQMIGRYPDFDVLASRDRWDEATRQVVLVRLEPPGPLRFFTAAEEPTLRAFCDIVLAQDAEPRVPVAEFVDAKLADGQLDGYQYADMPDDRDTWRLVLRGLDEAAGQRYGKASFAQAEIPTQLALVDQFSRGRLQGGAWSQLNETRAWSVCMRMTLSAFYSHPWAWNEIGFGGPAYPRGFMRLGGPSGPAAVREPFETRGAIDKDPVELVQEEDS; this is encoded by the coding sequence ATGGCCGACACCTCCCGTCCCGACCACCTGCCGAACCTACGGGCCGATCGTCAACCACCGCATCCGTCCTGGCTGCCCCGGCAACGCCGCGGCGTCACACCGCAGATGATCGGGCGCTACCCGGACTTCGACGTGCTCGCGTCCAGGGACCGCTGGGACGAGGCCACCAGACAGGTGGTGCTCGTCCGGCTGGAGCCGCCCGGGCCGCTGCGGTTCTTCACCGCGGCCGAGGAGCCCACCCTGCGGGCATTCTGTGACATCGTGCTGGCACAAGACGCCGAACCGCGGGTTCCGGTAGCCGAATTCGTCGATGCCAAACTGGCCGACGGTCAGCTCGACGGCTACCAGTACGCCGATATGCCCGACGATCGCGACACCTGGCGTCTGGTGTTGCGTGGCTTGGACGAGGCCGCCGGGCAGCGGTACGGCAAGGCGTCGTTCGCCCAAGCCGAGATTCCCACCCAGTTGGCTCTGGTCGATCAGTTCTCCCGCGGCCGATTGCAGGGCGGTGCCTGGTCACAGCTCAACGAGACCCGGGCGTGGTCGGTGTGTATGCGGATGACCCTGTCGGCGTTCTACTCCCATCCCTGGGCGTGGAACGAGATCGGCTTCGGCGGCCCGGCCTACCCGCGCGGTTTCATGCGACTGGGCGGTCCGAGCGGTCCGGCGGCGGTGCGTGAGCCGTTCGAAACCCGCGGTGCCATCGACAAGGATCCGGTGGAACTGGTGCAAGAAGAGGATTCGTAG
- a CDS encoding DUF6131 family protein: MIALGVILLILALIFKINILWTIGVILLVVGAALWILGAVGRPVAGRRYWY, translated from the coding sequence ATGATTGCCCTCGGAGTGATCCTGCTTATTCTGGCGCTCATTTTCAAGATCAATATCCTCTGGACGATTGGCGTCATTCTGCTGGTCGTCGGTGCTGCGCTGTGGATTCTGGGCGCGGTCGGTCGTCCGGTCGCGGGTCGGCGTTACTGGTATTGA
- a CDS encoding sensor histidine kinase: protein MTVAAGADRGSFRHIALFYRSPQEYVDYLVPYVADAVAAGLPTLVAVPEPNLSLLRNALPAGAAGSASLSDMTQVGRNPAHILGGVLGAFAARHPSGPVRMIGEPVWSGRSELEYPACVQHEALVNEAFIGRDITMLCPYDATHLNSEMLVDAEITHPSLGHCGHPERTSSGFAPDVAWERYNEPLPRSTSAASYTLHRLTDLAGARQFSAKYARWFGFTAADVADLQLIVNELASNSLQHGRGPCTLLLWAADDQLICQVRDAGRLTDRLAGRRPLISDYDHGCGLFVVNATADLVRMHTAASGTTVQAHLRMRKSA, encoded by the coding sequence ATGACTGTCGCCGCCGGCGCAGATCGCGGCTCCTTCAGGCATATTGCGCTGTTCTACCGCTCACCGCAGGAGTATGTCGATTACCTGGTGCCCTACGTCGCCGACGCCGTGGCCGCGGGCCTCCCGACCTTGGTGGCGGTACCAGAACCAAACCTCTCGCTACTCCGCAATGCGCTGCCCGCGGGCGCAGCCGGTTCGGCCAGCCTTTCCGATATGACCCAGGTCGGGCGCAACCCCGCACACATTCTGGGCGGAGTGCTGGGGGCTTTCGCCGCCCGACACCCGTCGGGACCGGTACGGATGATCGGCGAGCCGGTCTGGAGCGGCCGGTCCGAACTGGAGTATCCGGCATGCGTGCAGCATGAGGCTCTGGTCAATGAGGCGTTTATCGGCAGGGATATCACGATGCTGTGCCCTTATGACGCAACACATCTGAACTCCGAGATGCTCGTCGACGCCGAGATCACGCACCCCAGCCTGGGCCATTGCGGGCACCCGGAGCGGACCAGTTCCGGCTTCGCTCCCGACGTCGCTTGGGAGCGCTACAACGAGCCGCTGCCGCGCAGCACTTCGGCGGCAAGCTACACCCTGCACCGACTTACCGATCTGGCCGGCGCGCGTCAGTTCTCCGCCAAGTACGCCCGCTGGTTCGGCTTCACCGCGGCCGACGTCGCCGATCTGCAGTTGATCGTCAACGAGCTGGCATCCAACAGCCTGCAGCATGGCCGGGGCCCGTGCACTCTGCTGCTGTGGGCGGCGGATGATCAATTGATCTGTCAGGTGCGCGATGCCGGCCGCTTGACCGATCGGCTGGCCGGGCGGCGGCCGCTTATCAGCGACTACGACCACGGATGCGGACTGTTCGTGGTCAACGCAACCGCGGACCTGGTACGCATGCACACCGCGGCGAGCGGAACCACGGTGCAGGCGCATCTGCGGATGAGAAAGTCGGCGTGA
- a CDS encoding MEDS domain-containing protein has translation MRAYRADRSGEFGHIGWEYRDPGEFLFRAAAYVADGLNLDQRVGYVGADDPATMRAALAAAGLGKDAREVHVKTVTEHFLFQGEVVDAERMTERYAAAAVAAVADGYSGLRIVIDVTPVVRTPAQRDAQAALEFLGDRRIATLPVAVMCGYNAAELGDAAAGLLCLHPAAGPSSVPFQLYAQPAGRNAIALAGTLDAASEPLFLTTLQRVLPLLSHDTLEIDARELEFVGHRQLCLLDRYCAAHGRTALLRSDRAIVHRLVDLLEFGNVRIEETA, from the coding sequence ATGAGGGCGTATCGGGCGGACCGGTCTGGCGAATTCGGCCACATCGGTTGGGAATACCGCGATCCCGGGGAGTTCCTGTTTCGTGCTGCGGCATACGTCGCGGATGGACTGAACCTCGACCAACGCGTCGGCTATGTCGGCGCGGACGATCCCGCCACAATGCGGGCGGCCTTAGCTGCGGCCGGCCTCGGAAAGGACGCCCGCGAGGTACATGTCAAGACCGTGACGGAGCACTTCCTGTTCCAAGGTGAGGTCGTCGACGCCGAGCGTATGACCGAGCGCTACGCGGCGGCTGCGGTCGCTGCGGTCGCTGACGGGTACAGCGGATTACGTATCGTCATCGATGTCACGCCGGTGGTGCGCACGCCCGCACAGCGCGACGCGCAGGCGGCTCTGGAATTCCTCGGCGACCGCCGAATCGCCACCCTGCCGGTTGCGGTGATGTGCGGCTACAACGCCGCCGAACTCGGTGACGCCGCGGCCGGCTTGTTGTGCCTGCACCCGGCGGCCGGACCTAGTTCGGTGCCGTTTCAGCTGTATGCCCAGCCCGCCGGGCGCAACGCCATCGCACTGGCCGGCACACTCGACGCCGCTAGCGAGCCGCTGTTCCTGACCACCCTGCAGCGGGTCCTGCCGCTGCTGTCGCACGACACCCTCGAGATCGACGCGCGGGAACTGGAATTCGTCGGTCACCGGCAACTCTGCCTGCTCGACCGTTACTGCGCCGCCCACGGCCGAACCGCCTTATTGCGCAGCGACCGAGCAATCGTGCACCGGCTGGTCGACCTGCTGGAGTTCGGCAACGTTCGCATCGAGGAGACGGCGTGA
- a CDS encoding Hsp20/alpha crystallin family protein produces the protein MMLMRTDPFRDLDRWTQQVLGTAARPAVMPMDAWRDGDQFIVEFDLPGVAEDSLDLDVERNVLTVHAERPGLDQSREMVSAERPRGVFSRQLFLGDNLDASQIQASYQDGVLRLTIPVAEKAKPRRIKIASSHGERAINA, from the coding sequence ATGATGTTGATGCGTACCGACCCGTTCCGTGATCTCGACCGCTGGACCCAGCAGGTGCTGGGCACCGCGGCGCGGCCGGCGGTCATGCCGATGGATGCCTGGCGTGACGGTGACCAGTTCATCGTCGAGTTCGACCTGCCCGGGGTGGCAGAGGATTCCCTGGATCTCGATGTCGAACGCAATGTGCTGACGGTGCATGCCGAACGTCCGGGGCTGGATCAAAGTCGCGAGATGGTGTCGGCGGAACGGCCCCGCGGTGTGTTCAGCCGCCAGCTGTTCCTTGGCGACAATCTGGACGCGAGCCAGATCCAGGCCAGTTATCAAGACGGCGTGCTGAGGCTGACAATTCCGGTCGCCGAGAAGGCGAAGCCCCGGCGGATCAAGATCGCCAGCAGTCACGGCGAACGGGCCATTAACGCCTGA
- a CDS encoding MerR family transcriptional regulator, giving the protein MNARSGLGVYGISVAAELSGIGPQTLRLYESRGLLTPARTAGGTRRYSDDDLARLRRITELVSIGINVAGIGQILGLEARNARLESDNCRLESDNTRLRSDNSQLKTDYALLAAQRADPPSTRKRKGS; this is encoded by the coding sequence ATGAATGCCCGATCCGGGCTTGGGGTATACGGCATCTCGGTGGCAGCTGAGTTGTCCGGTATCGGTCCGCAGACCTTGCGGCTCTACGAGAGCCGCGGCCTGCTGACCCCGGCGCGCACCGCAGGCGGGACACGTCGCTACAGCGATGACGATCTTGCTCGGCTGCGACGGATCACCGAGCTGGTAAGCATCGGCATCAACGTCGCAGGCATCGGGCAGATCCTCGGCCTGGAAGCGCGCAACGCCCGATTGGAGTCCGACAACTGCAGACTGGAATCCGACAACACCCGGTTGCGATCGGACAACTCCCAACTGAAAACGGACTATGCACTGCTTGCCGCCCAACGCGCCGACCCGCCCTCAACGCGGAAACGAAAGGGGTCATGA